A portion of the Acidobacteriota bacterium genome contains these proteins:
- a CDS encoding protein kinase gives MIGETISHYRIIERLGIGGMGEVYKAEDTRLHRHVALKLLLDQYDKDDDQRKQMRARFLREAQAASALNHPNIATIYEIDEIMREGERYSFIVMEYVPGHTLKQAATNLLVPETLEVILQIADALAEAHDRGIVHRDIKPSNVIVSEHHRVKLLDFGVAKYNPLPLFSEDADTASLLQTEILKTQPGMVLGTYAYMSPEQALGREVDGRSDLFSLGVVFYELLAGRLPFTGASMPATIDAILHAEPLAISQFNTKVSPDLERIIHWMLEKDPSRRYRTMRLLMDDLRAVKDGLPLPTYSYETNVGFATQAMEAQGHRLNTAGHRTGKSIAVMSFINVTQNPADEWLGSGIAETVTADLKKIEGLSVIGRERVFESLRRLGVDAEIEYDTTMATSVGREVGARWILTGGYQKIGEMLRITARVVEVESGEVQRTVKIDGLMKDIFELQDKIVYELSRDLDLSLKSGEREGIEQKETDVLEAYEAASKAEAMLMSGDKDAVEEAIKLLVQAIALDPKYARAYAGLGYAYTLQGQFFAKPEMLETGVEFFQKAIELQPMLPDSYAGLGMAFVAMGRDDDAMGALRRAMAFASDNADVHSSLGRVYAIGKGMFREAIAEYQKALKINPSDAWSAQQIALCSAYVGEYELGEEAARQAIQAQEDFISGHEGVRLIGSHVRLAHLYNLQGRYDDAISECYREIVFLRSSNHALKERSLIEVHQKLVSAYTRQGNLEDARAAFEQVTKGFEARLAIGADEPFTRYYVACASAMMGDKAAALEHLTKAVEGRRNFNAARAKVEIDFESLRDDAEFQSLLSRCLC, from the coding sequence ATGATCGGTGAAACAATCTCACATTATCGAATTATCGAGCGATTAGGGATCGGCGGAATGGGTGAAGTTTATAAGGCTGAAGACACCCGGCTGCATCGTCACGTCGCCCTTAAACTCTTACTGGATCAATATGATAAGGATGACGATCAACGTAAACAGATGCGGGCCAGGTTTTTGCGCGAAGCGCAGGCGGCCTCAGCGCTCAATCATCCCAATATCGCGACCATCTATGAAATTGATGAAATCATGCGTGAAGGCGAACGATACAGTTTCATCGTCATGGAATACGTGCCTGGCCACACTTTGAAGCAGGCCGCAACAAATCTGTTGGTGCCGGAAACGTTGGAGGTGATTTTGCAAATTGCCGATGCGCTGGCCGAAGCGCATGACCGCGGAATCGTTCATCGTGACATCAAACCGTCGAATGTCATTGTCAGCGAACACCATCGCGTGAAGCTGCTGGATTTTGGAGTCGCCAAATACAATCCGTTGCCATTGTTCAGCGAAGATGCAGACACAGCCAGTTTGCTGCAAACCGAAATATTGAAAACTCAGCCGGGCATGGTGCTTGGCACCTACGCGTACATGTCGCCCGAACAAGCGCTGGGCAGGGAAGTGGATGGCCGCAGCGATCTGTTTTCGCTTGGCGTGGTGTTTTATGAATTGTTGGCGGGGCGATTGCCATTCACGGGCGCTTCAATGCCCGCAACGATTGACGCCATTTTGCATGCTGAGCCGCTGGCGATCAGCCAGTTTAACACCAAAGTGTCGCCTGACCTGGAACGCATCATTCATTGGATGCTGGAAAAGGATCCTTCGCGCCGTTACCGGACGATGCGGCTTTTGATGGACGATTTGCGCGCGGTGAAAGACGGATTGCCGTTGCCGACTTACTCGTACGAAACCAACGTCGGATTTGCGACGCAGGCAATGGAGGCGCAGGGGCATAGGCTTAACACTGCAGGGCATCGGACAGGAAAAAGCATTGCCGTCATGAGTTTCATCAACGTAACGCAAAACCCCGCAGACGAATGGTTGGGCAGCGGCATTGCCGAAACCGTCACGGCCGATCTGAAAAAGATCGAAGGGTTGAGTGTCATCGGGCGCGAACGCGTGTTTGAAAGTTTGCGGCGGTTGGGAGTTGATGCCGAAATCGAATACGACACAACCATGGCCACCAGCGTCGGACGCGAAGTCGGCGCGCGCTGGATTTTGACCGGCGGGTATCAAAAAATCGGCGAAATGCTGCGCATCACCGCCCGTGTGGTCGAAGTCGAAAGCGGCGAAGTCCAGCGCACGGTCAAAATTGACGGCCTGATGAAAGACATCTTCGAGCTTCAAGACAAGATCGTTTACGAATTGTCGCGCGACCTGGATTTGAGCCTGAAGAGCGGCGAGCGCGAGGGCATCGAACAGAAAGAGACTGATGTTCTGGAAGCTTATGAAGCCGCCTCCAAAGCCGAAGCCATGCTGATGTCCGGCGACAAGGACGCCGTTGAAGAGGCGATCAAGTTGTTGGTGCAGGCGATAGCGCTCGATCCGAAATATGCGCGCGCTTACGCGGGGCTTGGGTACGCATACACGCTTCAGGGACAGTTTTTTGCCAAACCGGAAATGCTCGAAACTGGTGTGGAGTTTTTCCAAAAAGCAATCGAGCTTCAGCCGATGTTGCCCGACAGCTACGCCGGGTTGGGAATGGCGTTCGTTGCGATGGGACGCGATGACGACGCAATGGGCGCTTTGCGACGAGCGATGGCTTTCGCTTCGGACAATGCGGATGTTCACAGTTCGCTGGGACGTGTGTATGCGATTGGCAAAGGAATGTTCCGCGAAGCGATTGCCGAATACCAGAAGGCATTGAAAATCAATCCATCGGATGCCTGGTCGGCGCAACAGATTGCCCTATGCAGCGCCTACGTCGGCGAATACGAACTCGGTGAAGAGGCCGCGCGCCAGGCGATCCAGGCGCAGGAAGATTTCATTTCCGGCCACGAAGGCGTCCGTTTGATCGGTTCGCACGTCCGGCTGGCGCACCTGTACAACTTGCAGGGCCGTTACGACGACGCGATTTCCGAGTGTTACCGCGAAATCGTCTTTTTGCGCAGTTCCAACCACGCACTGAAAGAGCGCAGTTTGATCGAAGTCCACCAGAAACTGGTCAGCGCCTACACGCGGCAAGGCAATCTGGAAGACGCTCGCGCCGCGTTCGAGCAAGTCACCAAAGGTTTTGAGGCCCGCTTGGCCATCGGCGCAGACGAACCCTTCACACGCTATTACGTCGCTTGCGCTTCGGCGATGATGGGCGACAAAGCCGCTGCTCTGGAACACCTGACCAAAGCCGTCGAAGGCCGCCGCAACTTCAACGCCGCCCGCGCCAAAGTGGAAATTGATTTTGAAAGCTTGCGGGATGATGCCGAATTTCAGAGCCTTTTATCCCGATGCCTGTGTTAG
- a CDS encoding D-cysteine desulfhydrase family protein, with protein sequence MSNHDQQQAIARLAAIPRLNFGHYPTPIEELSRFRQLLGANAPRIFIKRDDYTGPGFGGNKVRKLEYLLAQAQADGADVVISCGGVKSNHARVTAAMCARAGLRCVLVLNQAAVMYDGLNPASLIADEMFGAEIIRVANREERIATMAAETERLKNEGRNVAVIPLGGSVPLGALGFVRAVQEAKAQLEAMNVRVDFIFHSSSSGGTQAGIVAGLQLFGLDGVKDIGVSPDDSSESIGSEVSQVIRGVGELLGVELDDQATVLDEYTGDGYGIPSLAGEEALAMLARAEGVVLDPVYTAKAMAALIDWVRKGKLGKDDNVLFWHTGGQLALFYSPDGTTEGKREGEKK encoded by the coding sequence ATGAGCAATCACGATCAACAACAGGCCATCGCTCGTTTGGCCGCCATCCCGCGTCTGAACTTCGGCCATTACCCGACGCCAATTGAAGAATTGTCACGCTTCAGGCAATTGCTGGGCGCAAATGCTCCGCGCATTTTCATCAAACGCGACGATTACACAGGGCCGGGCTTTGGCGGCAACAAAGTTCGCAAGCTGGAATATCTGTTGGCTCAGGCCCAGGCCGACGGAGCCGATGTTGTCATCAGTTGTGGCGGCGTGAAATCGAACCACGCGCGAGTGACCGCTGCCATGTGCGCGCGTGCGGGATTGCGCTGCGTGCTGGTGTTGAATCAGGCGGCGGTGATGTACGACGGGTTGAATCCCGCCAGTCTGATTGCCGACGAGATGTTCGGCGCGGAAATCATTCGCGTCGCCAATCGCGAAGAACGCATCGCGACGATGGCCGCTGAAACTGAACGGCTGAAGAACGAAGGCCGTAACGTTGCCGTCATTCCGCTTGGTGGTTCGGTTCCGCTGGGCGCTTTGGGATTTGTGCGTGCCGTTCAAGAAGCCAAAGCGCAACTGGAAGCCATGAACGTGCGGGTTGATTTCATCTTTCATTCCAGTTCTTCGGGCGGAACGCAGGCGGGAATTGTCGCCGGGCTTCAACTGTTCGGGTTGGACGGCGTGAAAGACATCGGCGTCAGCCCGGACGATTCGTCGGAATCCATCGGCAGCGAAGTCAGTCAGGTCATTCGCGGCGTTGGCGAATTGCTGGGCGTCGAACTGGATGATCAAGCGACCGTTTTGGACGAATACACGGGCGACGGGTACGGCATTCCCTCTCTGGCGGGCGAAGAAGCGTTGGCGATGCTGGCGCGCGCGGAAGGTGTTGTGCTCGATCCGGTGTACACGGCGAAGGCAATGGCCGCGCTGATTGATTGGGTTCGCAAAGGAAAACTTGGTAAGGATGACAATGTGCTGTTTTGGCATACGGGCGGACAATTAGCGCTGTTCTATTCACCGGATGGAACGACGGAGGGAAAGAGGGAAGGAGAGAAAAAGTGA